A single genomic interval of Bradyrhizobium sp. CCBAU 53338 harbors:
- a CDS encoding Mov34/MPN/PAD-1 family protein, whose translation MIFLAKGRLVTLADAVAQELARFAAPPESDREAGGILLGRYRGPHVEVLKCTTPMPEDRRTRFGFVRQDKGHQEIASREWFESGGAVNFVGEWHTHPERHPTPSWVDRRSWRKQLRRHKSDPLVFIIVGTAATYCEIGSDGHLVAMGKIG comes from the coding sequence ATGATCTTTCTCGCGAAGGGCCGTCTGGTGACCCTCGCCGACGCCGTCGCGCAAGAGCTCGCGCGCTTCGCGGCTCCGCCGGAGTCGGATCGCGAGGCCGGCGGCATACTTTTGGGACGCTACCGAGGCCCGCACGTCGAAGTATTGAAGTGCACGACTCCGATGCCGGAAGACCGCCGCACCCGCTTCGGATTCGTGCGGCAGGACAAGGGCCATCAGGAAATCGCGAGCAGAGAGTGGTTCGAAAGTGGAGGGGCCGTGAACTTCGTGGGCGAGTGGCACACCCATCCCGAGCGGCATCCAACGCCGTCCTGGGTCGACCGGCGGTCGTGGCGCAAGCAGTTGCGAAGGCACAAGTCCGACCCTTTGGTATTCATCATAGTCGGTACAGCCGCGACGTACTGTGAGATCGGCTCCGACGGGCACCTCGTCGCCATGGGCAAGATCGGTTGA
- a CDS encoding ThiF family adenylyltransferase, with protein sequence MPRYARMLRGSPPPPRSANRPVPERDDDSVRRIHDAFSQRNFRRDFSRRGLHYIGLLDETGLKVPAVVSVDDLDFIRPPVICLTDPEAGSKGQVPHVLRSDGTFCYLDRKSVVLDRYKPAETIIQCLERADQVLRDAVRGRLVDDLAEEFGGYWSDGEVLVDLPPSFEGDAKVHILRLDRDPEHKTIVVSHDKTSFAKLHRRNTVKDPGPGILCPIILVPPLSFDPKLPWPPKDLAQLNGWLKKMAPNALGSIEAAFARTKDLHIQWICLSAPNGRFFVSAEIAKPYRTPEFLKNRRASIARTLDRIPAAVEISGYVGVPADEGYVFSRNLGHMKNLAGKRILLIGCGTVGGFLAQHLAQSGAGAGGGRLMLVDDDELQGANLGRHLLGAPYLTWNKAEACADFLGQQLPHLDIGFSCDSIMKQLAILQRYDLCIDATGEEALSIALNDYAVRKRPDFPPILYTWLEGNGAAAVGFMSHDPDLACFKCLKVELAGEKRFRLLREGVEIETARNLACGDAHYIPFPVSRAASAAGLACDMVLDWANNGERHRWRSLTMDHRTANEVKDGNPKRVVKCPACGGSA encoded by the coding sequence ATGCCGAGATACGCTCGCATGCTCCGAGGATCGCCGCCGCCCCCACGGTCGGCAAATCGACCAGTGCCTGAGCGGGACGACGATTCTGTCCGGCGCATTCACGACGCCTTCAGTCAGCGCAACTTCCGGCGCGACTTTTCGCGTCGTGGCCTTCACTACATCGGCCTTCTCGACGAGACCGGACTCAAGGTCCCGGCGGTCGTATCCGTCGACGACCTCGACTTCATCAGGCCTCCGGTCATTTGCCTGACCGACCCGGAAGCGGGATCGAAGGGGCAGGTCCCGCATGTGCTCCGCTCGGACGGCACGTTCTGCTATCTCGACCGCAAGAGCGTCGTGCTCGACCGCTACAAGCCCGCCGAGACCATCATCCAGTGCCTCGAGCGTGCGGACCAGGTGCTGCGTGACGCCGTAAGGGGCCGCCTGGTCGACGACCTCGCCGAGGAGTTCGGCGGCTACTGGTCGGACGGCGAGGTCTTGGTCGATCTGCCCCCTTCTTTCGAAGGCGACGCGAAGGTCCACATCCTCAGGCTGGACCGCGATCCGGAGCACAAAACCATCGTCGTCTCCCACGACAAAACAAGTTTCGCGAAGCTGCACCGGAGGAACACCGTGAAGGATCCTGGTCCAGGTATCCTTTGCCCGATAATTCTGGTGCCGCCGCTTTCGTTCGATCCGAAGCTGCCGTGGCCGCCCAAGGATCTGGCGCAGCTCAACGGCTGGCTGAAGAAAATGGCCCCCAATGCGCTCGGATCGATCGAAGCGGCGTTCGCCAGGACGAAAGATCTCCACATCCAATGGATCTGCCTGTCCGCGCCGAACGGAAGGTTCTTCGTATCGGCGGAGATCGCCAAACCCTATCGGACGCCGGAATTCCTGAAGAACAGGCGAGCCAGCATCGCGCGAACGCTCGATCGGATACCGGCCGCTGTCGAAATTTCGGGCTATGTGGGAGTCCCCGCCGATGAAGGCTATGTCTTTTCGAGGAATCTCGGTCACATGAAGAACCTCGCAGGAAAGCGCATCCTGCTGATCGGATGCGGAACGGTCGGCGGATTTCTTGCGCAGCACCTGGCTCAAAGCGGTGCCGGCGCCGGCGGCGGAAGATTGATGCTCGTCGACGACGACGAACTCCAGGGCGCGAATCTCGGCCGGCACCTCCTCGGCGCGCCGTATCTCACGTGGAACAAGGCCGAAGCCTGCGCCGATTTTCTGGGCCAGCAGCTGCCGCACCTGGACATCGGGTTCAGCTGCGATTCGATCATGAAGCAGCTGGCAATCCTGCAGCGGTACGACCTGTGCATCGATGCCACAGGCGAAGAAGCGCTGTCGATCGCGCTGAACGACTACGCCGTAAGAAAGCGTCCTGACTTCCCGCCGATCCTCTATACTTGGCTCGAAGGAAACGGTGCCGCCGCCGTCGGCTTCATGTCGCACGATCCCGATCTCGCCTGCTTCAAGTGTCTGAAGGTTGAGCTCGCAGGCGAGAAGAGATTCCGGCTGCTACGCGAGGGAGTGGAAATCGAGACCGCCCGGAATCTCGCGTGCGGAGACGCCCACTACATCCCCTTCCCCGTGTCGCGGGCGGCTAGCGCGGCCGGCCTCGCGTGCGACATGGTTCTCGATTGGGCGAACAACGGCGAGCGTCATCGCTGGCGGTCTCTCACGATGGATCATCGGACCGCCAACGAGGTGAAGGACGGCAATCCCAAGCGGGTCGTCAAGTGTCCCGCCTGCGGCGGAAGCGCATGA
- a CDS encoding cyclic GMP-AMP synthase DncV-like nucleotidyltransferase, with the protein MANVSKVLHASGDAACFLKNLNIADTDRACLMEAREKVRDCLRKTFAALTKQELGVTVHPRFFTQGSFAYRTINDPCWTPPQQMDLDDGAYLPMTFIQGVQRPSVAATAFFKVVDAALEKLAKEEGWQFGKKPTCSRLVISSNSHIDVPLYAIPDAEFEKLEKQMKSFDAMARDARVDSDDRWDALPSDCVLLAHREHDWISSDPRKIRDWFVEAIKIYGPVLRRVCRYLKAWRDHHRPHLDDVSSILLMVCAFEACEDLGRPNVPGRDDLALLRIAERLPRLLEGPVYNPTDRDERVDGRLSAASRRIAIDMAKKFDAELTEIVEKCFDPEEAIERLTALFGDRIPDQIDLVDVTKAAHAEIRSHAPRIAAAPTVGKSTSA; encoded by the coding sequence ATGGCCAACGTCTCGAAAGTGCTGCACGCGTCTGGCGACGCGGCGTGTTTCCTGAAGAACCTGAACATCGCCGATACCGACCGCGCGTGCCTCATGGAAGCGCGCGAGAAGGTTCGAGATTGCCTGCGCAAGACGTTCGCGGCTTTGACCAAGCAGGAGCTCGGCGTGACAGTCCATCCCCGGTTTTTCACGCAGGGCAGCTTCGCATATCGGACCATCAACGATCCGTGCTGGACCCCGCCGCAGCAGATGGACCTCGACGACGGCGCCTACCTCCCGATGACGTTTATCCAGGGCGTACAGCGGCCTTCCGTCGCCGCTACCGCCTTCTTCAAGGTGGTTGACGCCGCGCTCGAGAAGCTCGCGAAGGAAGAAGGCTGGCAGTTCGGGAAGAAGCCGACCTGCTCGCGGCTGGTGATCTCGTCGAACTCGCACATCGACGTGCCGCTGTACGCGATTCCAGATGCGGAATTCGAGAAGCTCGAGAAGCAGATGAAGTCGTTCGACGCTATGGCCCGCGATGCGCGCGTCGACAGCGATGATCGTTGGGACGCGCTGCCGTCGGACTGCGTCCTGCTCGCCCATCGCGAGCACGACTGGATCTCGTCGGATCCGCGCAAGATCCGGGACTGGTTCGTCGAGGCCATCAAGATCTATGGTCCGGTGCTTCGCCGCGTCTGCCGGTACCTGAAGGCCTGGCGCGACCACCACCGCCCCCATCTCGACGACGTATCGTCGATCCTTCTGATGGTGTGCGCCTTCGAAGCGTGCGAGGACCTCGGCCGTCCGAACGTTCCCGGCCGTGACGACCTGGCGCTGCTGCGGATCGCCGAACGTCTTCCGCGCCTGCTGGAAGGCCCGGTCTACAATCCCACCGACCGCGACGAGCGCGTCGACGGCAGACTGAGTGCGGCCAGCCGCCGTATCGCGATCGACATGGCCAAGAAGTTCGATGCGGAGCTCACAGAGATCGTCGAGAAGTGCTTCGATCCCGAAGAAGCCATTGAAAGGCTGACCGCATTGTTCGGTGACCGCATTCCGGATCAGATCGATCTCGTCGACGTCACCAAGGCCGCGCATGCCGAGATACGCTCGCATGCTCCGAGGATCGCCGCCGCCCCCACGGTCGGCAAATCGACCAGTGCCTGA
- a CDS encoding CBASS cGAMP-activated phospholipase, which produces MTFQILALSGGGFRGLFTSSVLARLEEQAKRPLHECFDLISGTSAGGIIALGLAMGKKAETIQEMFLKHGEEIFPRGETPKSRLAQMQARWFEWRHPKYDGTVLRSKIEGVLGADAKLGDAKTRVLVPTVNMTKGSVQMFKTAHNPRFMTDYKVKAADIAMATAAAPLYFPMAEIGNSYFIDGGVVANAPDLCALHEAVQFLDQKIEDVSVMSIGTTTSKFSLPTSAGRNFGQRDWLENNRLPSTIISSQQQLVDFMLKHQLGDRYIRFDEQPSAEQISDLGMDLATESRRKTLLGMADGCYQALCNDRRVIDMLAHRPTKPTFYHV; this is translated from the coding sequence ATGACTTTTCAGATACTTGCTCTCAGCGGCGGTGGCTTTCGAGGCCTGTTCACAAGTTCGGTCCTGGCGCGCCTGGAGGAGCAGGCAAAGCGCCCCCTTCACGAATGCTTTGACCTGATCTCGGGGACATCGGCAGGCGGCATTATCGCCCTCGGTCTGGCGATGGGAAAGAAGGCCGAGACGATTCAGGAGATGTTTCTCAAGCACGGGGAAGAGATATTCCCCCGCGGGGAGACGCCGAAAAGCCGGCTGGCGCAAATGCAGGCCCGGTGGTTCGAGTGGCGACATCCCAAGTACGACGGTACGGTGCTCCGGAGCAAGATCGAGGGCGTGCTCGGCGCCGACGCCAAGCTCGGCGACGCGAAGACGCGCGTGCTTGTTCCGACGGTCAACATGACCAAGGGAAGCGTCCAGATGTTCAAGACCGCGCATAATCCGAGGTTCATGACCGATTACAAGGTGAAGGCCGCGGACATCGCCATGGCGACGGCGGCCGCGCCGCTGTACTTCCCGATGGCCGAGATCGGGAACAGCTATTTCATTGACGGCGGCGTGGTCGCGAACGCACCTGACCTTTGTGCGCTGCACGAAGCTGTCCAGTTCCTGGATCAAAAGATCGAGGACGTATCGGTGATGAGCATTGGCACGACCACCAGCAAATTCTCGCTGCCGACGTCGGCGGGACGCAATTTCGGCCAAAGGGACTGGCTCGAGAACAACCGGCTTCCATCGACCATCATTTCCTCGCAGCAACAGCTGGTCGATTTCATGCTCAAGCATCAGCTCGGCGATCGCTACATCAGGTTCGACGAGCAGCCCTCCGCCGAGCAGATTTCCGATCTCGGGATGGACCTCGCGACCGAGAGCCGGCGGAAGACCCTGCTAGGGATGGCGGACGGTTGCTATCAAGCGCTGTGCAACGATAGGCGCGTCATCGATATGTTGGCACATCGGCCTACCAAGCCGACGTTCTATCACGTGTGA
- a CDS encoding WGR domain-containing protein — MSELTVQYLVLERRDPARNMARFYVLTIEPTLFGDTALVREWGRLGGRGRRRLDLFDGHAQAVEALECWLRRKTSRGYVQRHSSSCDPA, encoded by the coding sequence ATGTCCGAACTCACCGTGCAATATCTCGTGCTCGAGCGTCGCGATCCGGCCCGTAACATGGCGCGGTTCTATGTGCTCACGATCGAGCCGACGCTGTTTGGCGATACGGCATTGGTGCGTGAATGGGGGCGCCTCGGTGGGCGCGGTCGACGGCGGCTCGATTTGTTCGATGGTCACGCGCAGGCCGTCGAGGCCCTTGAGTGTTGGCTCAGGCGAAAAACCAGTCGTGGTTACGTCCAGCGGCACTCGTCAAGCTGTGACCCGGCGTGA
- a CDS encoding DUF6527 family protein has protein sequence MGIVILNFRAKVSSRGEADQHLSKPGDAVLVNRGGPRWLVLSCPCGCGERFPVNLDPRSGPAWRIYNAEGGKMSVFPSVWRDTGCQSHYIIWRGRIYLFGSDNDAETDAGIALDDLLEPVSKRLSSAAWRSFVEVADDLGEIPWDVLEACRTLARKRVAEEGTGKLRSHFRLRSALGRTDKVDFTA, from the coding sequence ATGGGCATCGTCATTCTCAACTTTCGGGCGAAGGTTTCTTCACGAGGCGAGGCGGACCAGCACCTGTCGAAACCCGGCGATGCTGTCCTGGTCAACCGCGGTGGTCCACGTTGGCTTGTGTTGTCCTGTCCTTGCGGTTGCGGCGAACGATTTCCAGTCAACCTCGATCCAAGAAGTGGGCCCGCCTGGCGTATCTACAATGCGGAAGGAGGAAAAATGAGTGTGTTTCCTTCTGTTTGGCGCGATACCGGCTGTCAAAGTCACTACATCATCTGGCGCGGACGTATTTATCTGTTCGGATCAGACAATGATGCGGAAACAGACGCTGGTATTGCATTGGACGATTTGCTCGAGCCAGTGTCGAAACGATTGTCGTCCGCCGCTTGGCGGTCATTTGTCGAGGTCGCCGATGACCTCGGAGAGATCCCTTGGGACGTTCTGGAGGCCTGTCGGACCCTCGCTCGCAAGCGGGTGGCCGAGGAGGGAACTGGCAAGCTGAGAAGCCACTTCCGTTTACGTTCGGCCTTGGGAAGGACGGACAAGGTCGACTTCACGGCTTGA
- a CDS encoding phosphotransferase, giving the protein MDWLSKAVSLKMSIVDVTAFGRSEVGWIGADPPAEAKAPFQDRGLTIRQQQITAFQPMEPALLASLAAVVIVQQQDYPSRFQRIVRSCLKHLLDYECRVFVVPFGVAGLPQVYRCLEEARVFASNLPSDVLRNQFTWQRSLGDPMPLPPLPHVTILSPIANWSEAANFLVRHLPGEAVQESVSFSFAPECEFGENDAGVGQVLLKRAFRGYTAVHFSPMTEGRSGAAVYRAYPVFGAFHTMPRFVKLGDRSKIFQEFQNYQLNVEKYVPFNLGPRLNYDLCCLGSTRGVLVGDLIESCESLRLAARSGRAGPAISCLFDRTLQAWYRNIERRDTPLSQTLGPRFPKQFDRRRMQRARSIGSRCDRDRLFTLFEYCASSPVLFAKIHGDLHVDNVQVRGHEALVIDFYANQDGPLVWDIATLEASLLVDAFDNHELWSFDEWWRSIEQPYGGKPLDMLLGHGDPRDPHRWFHEAVRQIRHYAARVASADQYGAALALALLNKAAKDPNLKGPEDERRAAAYVLAERILNNNFAPQ; this is encoded by the coding sequence ATGGATTGGCTCTCCAAGGCCGTCTCGCTCAAAATGTCAATCGTTGACGTTACAGCTTTTGGTCGGTCGGAGGTTGGCTGGATCGGCGCCGATCCCCCGGCTGAGGCTAAGGCGCCGTTTCAAGACCGCGGCCTCACGATCAGACAACAGCAGATTACCGCTTTTCAGCCGATGGAGCCTGCTCTGTTGGCGAGCCTTGCCGCCGTCGTAATCGTCCAGCAACAAGATTACCCATCAAGATTCCAGCGAATCGTTCGAAGCTGCCTTAAGCACCTGCTTGATTACGAATGCCGCGTCTTTGTCGTGCCGTTCGGCGTTGCTGGTCTTCCGCAAGTGTATAGATGTCTGGAAGAGGCGCGTGTGTTTGCCAGCAACCTTCCGAGCGACGTCCTGCGCAATCAGTTCACGTGGCAGAGATCATTGGGCGATCCGATGCCTCTCCCCCCGCTGCCGCACGTCACCATCTTGTCGCCCATTGCCAATTGGTCGGAAGCGGCCAACTTCTTGGTTCGGCATCTCCCCGGCGAGGCCGTACAAGAGTCTGTCAGTTTCAGCTTCGCTCCCGAATGCGAGTTTGGAGAGAACGACGCTGGTGTTGGCCAAGTCCTTCTGAAGCGCGCATTCAGAGGTTACACGGCCGTGCATTTCAGTCCAATGACCGAAGGCCGGTCCGGGGCTGCCGTATACCGTGCCTACCCGGTCTTCGGCGCCTTTCATACTATGCCGCGTTTTGTCAAACTCGGTGATCGCAGCAAGATCTTTCAAGAATTTCAGAATTACCAATTGAATGTCGAGAAATACGTGCCTTTCAATCTCGGGCCGCGATTGAACTACGATTTATGCTGTCTCGGATCGACACGCGGTGTGCTGGTCGGCGATCTCATCGAATCCTGCGAGAGTCTAAGGCTTGCCGCACGGAGCGGCCGGGCCGGGCCGGCAATATCGTGCCTGTTCGATCGAACGCTGCAAGCGTGGTATCGAAATATCGAACGCCGAGATACGCCACTTTCGCAGACCCTGGGTCCGCGCTTTCCAAAGCAATTTGACCGGCGCCGGATGCAAAGGGCGCGATCGATCGGCTCGAGATGCGACCGCGATCGACTGTTTACATTGTTCGAATACTGCGCAAGTTCTCCGGTGTTATTCGCAAAGATTCATGGCGATCTCCACGTCGACAATGTTCAGGTGAGGGGGCACGAGGCGCTCGTCATCGACTTCTATGCCAATCAGGATGGACCGCTGGTGTGGGACATAGCGACCTTGGAGGCCAGCCTATTGGTCGATGCCTTCGATAATCATGAGCTCTGGTCCTTCGATGAGTGGTGGAGGTCGATTGAGCAACCGTATGGTGGTAAGCCGCTCGACATGCTGCTCGGGCACGGTGATCCGCGCGATCCGCATCGCTGGTTTCACGAAGCCGTGCGACAGATCCGGCACTATGCCGCGCGTGTCGCGTCAGCAGATCAATACGGAGCGGCTCTTGCACTGGCCCTTCTGAACAAGGCGGCCAAAGATCCAAACCTGAAAGGTCCTGAGGATGAGCGTCGCGCCGCTGCGTACGTGTTAGCAGAGCGCATTCTCAACAACAACTTCGCACCGCAGTGA
- a CDS encoding ThiF family adenylyltransferase, translating to MPAEDDYTRRSQLEAELRPAFIARWAKIAARTKSSLVFVHSHPGRAAPEFSRIDDAGEEVLAHFFRHRTPDLQHLALVVSDGGYACRYLGSDRHLRLIAVGDDRRVLFDPSRSHDPSDLYDRQVRAFGRAGQSILQSLRVGIVGLGGTGSLAVQQLAHLGVKEFVLVDPDDVELTNLNRLAGSASADTGQAKVAVAERYIRAVQPRAVVTSFQENVVFVETAKKLRDVDVLFCCTDSHGSRAVLQQLAYQYLIPCIDIGTVIAVKGGKITHITGRAQMLSPGLACLTCGGLLDGNEVRRDMMSEAERKQDPYLVGAREPAPAVISINSTITSLAITMFLSAVVGVPSPARHLLYDGLRSRLRSVKGEPVQDCIVCSRAGVLARGDGLALQGRLAQNVNR from the coding sequence GTGCCCGCTGAAGACGACTACACTCGGCGCAGCCAACTCGAAGCAGAGCTGCGGCCTGCGTTCATCGCCAGGTGGGCAAAGATTGCTGCGCGGACCAAAAGTAGCCTGGTGTTTGTGCATAGCCATCCCGGGAGGGCCGCGCCCGAGTTTTCGCGCATTGACGATGCGGGCGAGGAGGTTCTCGCACACTTCTTTCGGCATCGAACCCCTGACTTGCAGCATCTGGCCCTTGTTGTGAGCGACGGAGGGTATGCATGTCGCTACCTTGGAAGCGACCGACATCTTCGTCTGATTGCGGTAGGGGATGATCGACGAGTCCTGTTTGATCCCAGTCGATCACACGACCCTTCCGATCTTTACGATCGGCAGGTTCGGGCCTTCGGTCGTGCCGGGCAGAGCATCCTCCAAAGCCTCAGGGTGGGGATCGTGGGACTTGGTGGCACGGGATCGCTGGCCGTGCAGCAATTGGCTCACCTCGGCGTCAAGGAGTTCGTTCTAGTTGATCCAGATGACGTCGAGCTGACTAATTTGAACCGCTTGGCAGGGTCCGCATCTGCCGATACGGGGCAGGCCAAAGTCGCGGTGGCCGAGCGATATATTCGCGCAGTTCAACCTCGTGCCGTAGTCACCTCTTTTCAAGAGAACGTCGTCTTCGTCGAAACCGCAAAGAAATTGCGAGACGTTGATGTGCTGTTTTGCTGCACCGATTCACACGGTAGTCGAGCCGTCCTTCAGCAATTAGCTTATCAATATCTCATTCCTTGCATCGATATCGGGACGGTTATCGCCGTTAAGGGGGGCAAGATCACTCACATTACCGGCCGCGCCCAGATGCTGTCGCCTGGATTGGCTTGCCTCACCTGCGGTGGCCTCTTGGACGGTAACGAGGTCCGCCGCGACATGATGTCGGAGGCCGAGCGCAAGCAGGATCCTTATCTCGTCGGCGCTCGTGAACCTGCGCCCGCGGTGATCTCGATCAACAGCACTATTACCTCGCTCGCCATCACCATGTTCTTGTCCGCTGTTGTCGGCGTGCCATCGCCGGCGCGGCATCTTCTGTATGATGGTCTGAGAAGTCGCCTCCGGTCGGTCAAGGGTGAGCCCGTCCAGGACTGCATCGTCTGCTCGCGGGCAGGCGTTTTGGCAAGGGGCGATGGATTGGCTCTCCAAGGCCGTCTCGCTCAAAATGTCAATCGTTGA
- a CDS encoding E2/UBC family protein: MEIIDKQFAALQQHFPLARRTPMSNGAVLVEIPEFDLPEGWSIAKGTVIFLLPPGYPSAQPDCFWLEPGPVRLVDGGAPTASNDANPVPGGEPRGTWFSWHLQSWNPNRDNMLTYVNVIAQRLNPAR, translated from the coding sequence ATGGAAATCATTGATAAGCAGTTTGCGGCGCTCCAACAGCATTTTCCCTTGGCGCGTCGAACCCCGATGTCCAACGGAGCTGTATTGGTTGAGATTCCGGAATTCGATCTTCCAGAAGGTTGGAGCATCGCTAAAGGGACCGTCATTTTTCTGCTGCCACCGGGATATCCTTCGGCACAACCGGATTGCTTCTGGTTGGAACCGGGGCCTGTTCGCTTGGTGGACGGCGGCGCTCCAACCGCCTCGAACGATGCCAATCCGGTCCCAGGGGGTGAGCCGCGAGGCACTTGGTTTTCGTGGCACTTGCAATCTTGGAATCCAAATCGCGACAACATGCTGACCTATGTCAACGTCATCGCGCAACGTCTAAACCCCGCACGATAG
- a CDS encoding multiubiquitin domain-containing protein, whose translation MNDKKEKEFHFFVDGVKYETEHSYLSGADIKRIAKIEANYQLFLEEQGDTPDRPIADPDTVPLNDRIKHFFAVPPATFGHGNH comes from the coding sequence ATGAACGACAAAAAAGAAAAGGAATTCCACTTTTTCGTTGATGGGGTGAAATACGAGACCGAGCATTCTTATCTCTCCGGGGCCGACATTAAGCGGATCGCCAAGATCGAAGCGAATTATCAGCTTTTTTTGGAAGAGCAGGGAGACACGCCGGATCGTCCGATCGCTGACCCAGATACAGTGCCCCTGAACGATCGGATCAAGCATTTTTTTGCAGTGCCGCCGGCGACATTTGGACATGGAAATCATTGA